A region from the Variovorax sp. V93 genome encodes:
- a CDS encoding LysR family transcriptional regulator, giving the protein MSPELLPAIAAFARIAHHASFTRAAQELGVSPSALSQTVRMLEGRLGVRLLDRTTRRVGVTELGQQLLKGAQPALAALAQAVEGLDEARDKPAGLLRLNVARVSAELLLNPHFADFAEAYPDITLELVCDNRMIDLVEGGFDAGIRLGESLAQDVVALPVGGPQRMVTLASPRYLSGRRLPKTPEDLREHQCLNYRLTTGALYRWEYAQDGRVLDVEVAGPLISNDGDVLLAAARDGAGIMVAFEGAVRGDLESGRLVPLLEPWWPTFPGFYLYHPSRAQMPRKLRVFIDFLQARHAPPPVSQRAVKLASAPRSRPPSPARRAK; this is encoded by the coding sequence ATGTCGCCCGAACTGCTCCCCGCCATTGCCGCCTTCGCACGCATTGCGCACCACGCCAGCTTCACGCGGGCCGCGCAAGAGCTGGGCGTGTCGCCCTCGGCCCTGTCGCAGACCGTGCGCATGCTCGAGGGGCGGCTCGGCGTGCGCCTGCTCGACCGCACCACGCGGCGCGTCGGCGTGACCGAACTGGGCCAGCAACTGCTCAAGGGCGCCCAGCCGGCGCTGGCCGCGCTCGCGCAGGCGGTCGAAGGCCTGGACGAGGCGCGCGACAAGCCGGCCGGGCTGCTGCGTCTGAACGTCGCGCGCGTGTCGGCCGAATTGCTGCTGAACCCGCACTTCGCGGACTTTGCGGAGGCCTATCCCGACATCACGCTGGAGCTGGTCTGCGACAACCGGATGATCGACCTGGTCGAAGGCGGCTTCGATGCCGGCATCCGGCTCGGCGAAAGCCTGGCGCAGGACGTGGTGGCCCTGCCGGTGGGCGGGCCGCAGCGCATGGTGACCCTCGCGTCGCCGCGCTATCTCTCGGGGCGCAGGCTGCCAAAGACGCCCGAGGACCTGCGCGAGCACCAGTGCCTGAACTACCGCCTGACCACGGGGGCCCTCTATCGCTGGGAATACGCGCAGGACGGCCGCGTGCTCGACGTCGAAGTGGCCGGTCCGCTGATCAGCAACGACGGCGATGTGCTGCTGGCCGCCGCGCGCGACGGCGCGGGCATCATGGTGGCCTTCGAGGGCGCGGTGCGCGGCGACCTGGAAAGCGGCCGCCTGGTGCCGCTGCTCGAGCCGTGGTGGCCCACGTTTCCGGGCTTCTACCTCTACCACCCGAGCCGCGCGCAGATGCCGCGCAAGCTCCGGGTGTTCATCGACTTCCTGCAGGCGCGGCATGCGCCGCCGCCGGTGTCTCAGCGTGCCGTCAAGCTCGCATCAGCACCTCGATCTCGTCCGCCTTCACCGGCACGCCGCGCGAAATGA
- a CDS encoding aminopeptidase P N-terminal domain-containing protein, which translates to MTSEDHRIYAERRARLASQLGKDGIAIVPTAPERQRNRDSDFLFRHDSYFYYLTGFTEPNAWLVLAGDGRSMLFCAPKDLEREIWDGYRLGPDAAPAPLGIDEAFSVDELDARLPKLLENKSTVWFPFAIHKGLETRVDGWLQSVRARVRYGALCPEELHDLCGPLDEMRLVKDAHEQDIMRRAAQISARAHIRAMQLSARMLREGKDVREYHLDAELLHEFRLGGSQYPAYGSIVAAGANACVLHYRADAAPVRNGELVLIDAGCELDGYASDITRTFPANGRFSGPQRALYDLVLASQDASAAVTKAGNRFTDPHDAAVKVLAQGMLDLGLLDAGKVGSVDDVIDSRAYFQFYMHRTGHWLGMDVHDCGSYVEPTQVGEVSERKDPLSNEVIKNRPSRILHPGMVLTLEPGIYVRPADGVPEQFHNIGIRIEDDAIVTATGCELISRGVPVKADEIEVLMRA; encoded by the coding sequence ATGACCTCAGAAGACCACCGGATCTACGCCGAGCGCCGCGCGCGCCTCGCCTCGCAACTGGGCAAGGACGGCATCGCCATCGTCCCGACCGCGCCCGAGCGCCAGCGCAACCGCGACAGCGACTTCCTGTTCCGGCACGACAGCTATTTCTATTACCTGACCGGCTTCACCGAACCCAACGCCTGGCTGGTGCTCGCGGGCGACGGCCGCAGCATGCTGTTCTGCGCGCCCAAGGACCTGGAGCGCGAAATCTGGGACGGCTATCGCCTGGGCCCCGACGCGGCGCCCGCGCCGCTTGGCATCGACGAGGCCTTCTCGGTCGACGAGCTCGACGCCCGGCTGCCGAAGCTGCTCGAGAACAAATCGACCGTGTGGTTCCCGTTCGCGATCCACAAGGGCCTCGAAACCCGCGTCGACGGCTGGCTGCAGTCGGTGCGTGCACGCGTGCGCTACGGCGCGCTGTGCCCCGAGGAACTGCACGACCTGTGCGGTCCGCTCGACGAAATGCGCCTGGTGAAGGACGCGCACGAACAGGACATCATGCGGCGCGCCGCGCAGATCAGCGCGCGCGCCCACATCCGCGCGATGCAGCTGTCGGCGCGCATGCTGCGCGAAGGCAAGGACGTGCGCGAGTACCACCTCGACGCCGAGCTGCTGCACGAGTTCCGCCTGGGCGGCTCGCAGTACCCGGCCTACGGCTCGATCGTGGCGGCGGGCGCCAATGCCTGCGTGCTGCACTACCGCGCCGACGCCGCGCCGGTGCGCAATGGCGAACTGGTGCTGATCGACGCAGGCTGCGAACTCGACGGCTATGCCAGCGACATCACACGCACCTTCCCGGCCAACGGCAGGTTCAGCGGCCCGCAGCGCGCGCTGTACGACCTGGTGCTCGCGAGCCAGGACGCCTCGGCCGCGGTGACCAAGGCCGGCAACCGCTTCACGGACCCGCACGATGCGGCGGTCAAGGTGCTGGCGCAGGGCATGCTCGACCTCGGCCTGCTCGATGCCGGCAAGGTCGGCAGCGTCGACGACGTGATCGACTCGCGCGCCTACTTCCAGTTCTACATGCACCGCACCGGCCACTGGCTCGGCATGGACGTGCACGACTGCGGCAGCTATGTCGAGCCCACGCAGGTGGGCGAGGTGAGCGAACGCAAGGACCCGCTGTCGAACGAAGTCATCAAGAACCGGCCGAGCCGCATCCTGCACCCCGGCATGGTGCTGACGCTGGAGCCCGGCATCTACGTGCGCCCCGCCGACGGCGTGCCCGAGCAGTTCCACAACATCGGCATCCGCATCGAGGACGACGCGATCGTCACGGCCACCGGCTGCGAACTCATCTCGCGCGGCGTGCCGGTGAAGGCGGACGAGATCGAGGTGCTGATGCGAGCGTGA
- a CDS encoding transketolase family protein → MANQALMANAIRALAMDAVQQANSGHPGAPMGMADMAVALWGEHLRYNPANPHWFDRDRFVLSNGHASMLLYSVLHLTGYDLPLAELKNFRQLHSKTAGHPEVDVTPGVETTTGPLGQGITNAVGFALAEKLLAAEFNRKHHAIVDHHTYAFLGDGCMMEGISHEACALAGAWHLNKLIALYDDNGISIDGQVKPWFIDNTEERFKAYGWNVIGPIDGNDAKDVSKAIAKAKKEDSKPTLIICKTQIGKGSPNRANTAKAHGEPLGADEITLTRAALNWPYAAFEVPEEAYADWDHKEEGAKAEAAWNDKFAAYAKAFPELAAEFTRRMRGELPRNFHQVAFDTVVAAHTKGETVASRKASQLALEAFTAALPEMLGGSADLTGSNLTNTKSTAALRFDAKTGAVVMDVPVQQPNQGAEDEAAPESTADNAEPPHGVVGRHINYGVREFGMAGIMNGVALHGGFIPYGGTFLTFSDYSRNAIRMAALMKRRVVHVFTHDSIGLGEDGPTHQSIEHAASLRLIPNLDVWRPGDTAETAVAWAVALQNQSRPTALLLSRQNIAYAPKGELGDISRGAYVLAEPEAVGLKSKKTAAVIIATGSEVQLALAAQKLLAEKKIAVRVVSMPSTTTFDRQDVAYKKAVLPKKLPRIAVEMGCTGGWWKYGCAAVVGIDTYGESAPAGALFKHFGFTAENVAATVEAALRG, encoded by the coding sequence ATGGCAAACCAAGCCCTGATGGCCAACGCGATCCGCGCGCTGGCCATGGATGCCGTCCAACAAGCAAACTCCGGCCATCCGGGCGCACCGATGGGCATGGCCGACATGGCCGTCGCACTCTGGGGCGAACACCTGCGCTACAACCCCGCCAACCCGCACTGGTTCGACCGCGACCGCTTCGTGCTGTCGAACGGCCACGCCTCGATGCTGCTGTATTCGGTGCTGCACCTCACCGGCTACGACCTGCCCCTTGCCGAGCTCAAGAACTTCCGCCAGCTGCACAGCAAGACCGCGGGCCACCCCGAGGTCGACGTGACCCCCGGCGTGGAAACCACCACCGGCCCGCTGGGCCAGGGCATCACCAATGCCGTGGGCTTCGCGCTGGCCGAGAAGCTCCTCGCGGCCGAGTTCAACCGCAAGCACCACGCGATCGTCGACCACCACACCTACGCCTTCCTGGGCGACGGCTGCATGATGGAAGGCATCAGCCATGAAGCCTGCGCGCTGGCCGGCGCCTGGCACCTGAACAAGCTGATCGCCCTGTACGACGACAACGGCATCAGCATCGACGGCCAGGTGAAGCCCTGGTTCATCGACAACACCGAAGAGCGCTTCAAGGCCTACGGCTGGAACGTGATCGGCCCGATCGACGGCAACGACGCCAAGGACGTGTCCAAGGCCATCGCCAAGGCGAAGAAGGAAGACTCGAAGCCCACCCTCATCATCTGCAAGACGCAGATCGGCAAGGGCAGCCCGAACCGCGCCAACACCGCCAAGGCCCACGGCGAGCCGCTGGGCGCCGACGAGATCACGCTCACCCGCGCCGCGCTGAACTGGCCCTACGCGGCCTTCGAAGTGCCGGAGGAAGCCTACGCCGACTGGGACCACAAGGAAGAAGGCGCCAAGGCCGAAGCCGCCTGGAACGACAAGTTCGCCGCCTACGCGAAGGCCTTCCCGGAACTCGCCGCCGAGTTCACCCGCCGCATGCGGGGCGAACTGCCCAGGAACTTCCACCAGGTGGCGTTCGACACCGTGGTGGCCGCCCACACCAAGGGCGAAACCGTGGCCAGCCGCAAGGCCAGCCAACTCGCGCTCGAGGCCTTCACCGCCGCGCTGCCCGAGATGCTCGGCGGCAGCGCCGACCTCACGGGCTCCAACCTCACCAACACCAAGAGCACGGCCGCCCTGCGCTTCGATGCGAAGACCGGCGCGGTGGTCATGGACGTGCCGGTCCAGCAGCCGAACCAGGGTGCCGAAGACGAAGCCGCACCCGAGAGCACCGCCGACAACGCCGAACCGCCCCACGGCGTCGTCGGCCGCCACATCAACTACGGCGTGCGCGAGTTCGGCATGGCGGGCATCATGAACGGCGTCGCGCTGCATGGCGGCTTCATTCCCTATGGCGGCACCTTCCTGACCTTCAGCGACTACAGCCGCAACGCCATCCGCATGGCCGCGCTCATGAAGCGCCGCGTGGTGCACGTGTTCACGCACGACTCCATCGGCCTGGGCGAAGACGGCCCGACGCACCAGTCGATCGAGCATGCCGCCTCGCTGCGCCTGATCCCGAACCTCGACGTCTGGCGTCCGGGCGACACCGCCGAAACCGCCGTGGCCTGGGCCGTGGCGCTGCAGAACCAGTCGCGCCCCACCGCGCTGCTGCTGAGCCGCCAGAACATCGCCTACGCGCCCAAGGGCGAGCTCGGCGACATCAGCCGCGGCGCCTACGTGCTGGCGGAGCCCGAAGCCGTCGGCCTCAAGAGCAAGAAGACCGCCGCGGTCATCATCGCCACCGGTTCCGAAGTGCAGCTGGCACTGGCCGCCCAGAAGCTGCTGGCCGAGAAGAAGATTGCCGTGCGCGTGGTGTCGATGCCCTCGACCACCACCTTCGACCGCCAGGACGTGGCCTACAAGAAGGCCGTGCTGCCCAAGAAGCTGCCGCGCATCGCGGTGGAAATGGGCTGCACCGGCGGCTGGTG
- a CDS encoding esterase-like activity of phytase family protein, with amino-acid sequence MTRPASFFFCTSFIALAAALACGHAAAQAAFPATLAGHAVLPAQSFVAAPKDAPADLQVSGKFTSGKRVEALGTIEGLSGGRGTGVSLPFKGQPLQGHSGIKKMDDGSFWILTDNGAGAEANSPDFMLYLNHYKVDFKSGKFNRLNTIFLHDPDKKVPFRIVHEGTKQRYLTGSDFDPESFQFAGGALWIGEEFGPFLIKADLKGKVLAVFDTQVDGKAVRSPDHPAVTTPGAPGGAVDFQIKRSKGFEGMASSKDGSKLYALLEGPVWNAEAKDYEKLDGKEALRVLEFDVASEKWTGRHWKYPLEANGHAIGDFNMIDATTGLIIERDNGEGASDKACPEGQKRSDCFHDIAKFKRVYKIELSDANAGGAVRKIGYIDLLNIADPAGLARKPLNDGVLKFPFFTIENVDVVDATHIVVGNDNNLPFSSSREPNQADDNELVLLEAGALLQAR; translated from the coding sequence ATGACGCGCCCCGCTTCTTTCTTCTTCTGTACTTCTTTCATCGCGCTGGCCGCCGCGCTCGCCTGCGGCCATGCCGCCGCACAGGCCGCCTTCCCTGCGACGCTGGCCGGCCATGCCGTGCTGCCCGCGCAAAGCTTCGTCGCGGCGCCCAAGGATGCGCCCGCCGACCTGCAGGTGAGCGGCAAGTTCACCTCGGGCAAGCGCGTGGAGGCGCTGGGCACCATCGAAGGCTTGTCGGGTGGCCGCGGCACCGGTGTCTCGCTGCCCTTCAAGGGCCAGCCGCTGCAGGGCCACTCGGGCATCAAGAAGATGGACGACGGCTCGTTCTGGATCCTCACCGACAACGGCGCCGGCGCCGAGGCCAACTCGCCCGACTTCATGCTCTACCTGAACCACTACAAGGTGGACTTCAAGAGCGGCAAGTTCAACCGCCTGAACACCATCTTCCTGCACGACCCGGACAAGAAGGTGCCCTTCCGCATCGTCCATGAAGGCACGAAGCAGCGCTACCTGACCGGCTCCGACTTCGATCCCGAGAGCTTCCAGTTTGCCGGCGGCGCCCTGTGGATCGGCGAGGAGTTCGGCCCCTTCCTGATCAAGGCCGACCTCAAGGGCAAGGTGCTCGCGGTGTTCGACACGCAGGTCGACGGCAAGGCCGTGCGCTCCCCCGACCATCCGGCCGTCACCACGCCGGGCGCACCGGGCGGCGCGGTCGATTTCCAGATCAAGCGCTCCAAGGGCTTCGAAGGCATGGCTTCGTCGAAGGACGGCAGCAAGCTCTACGCGCTGCTCGAAGGCCCGGTGTGGAACGCCGAGGCAAAGGACTACGAGAAGCTGGACGGCAAGGAAGCGCTGCGCGTGCTGGAGTTCGACGTGGCTTCGGAAAAATGGACCGGCCGCCACTGGAAATACCCGCTCGAAGCCAATGGCCACGCCATCGGCGACTTCAACATGATCGACGCGACCACCGGATTGATCATCGAGCGCGACAACGGCGAAGGCGCCAGCGACAAGGCCTGCCCCGAGGGCCAGAAGCGCAGCGACTGCTTCCACGACATCGCCAAATTCAAGCGCGTCTACAAGATCGAGTTGAGCGACGCCAACGCGGGCGGCGCGGTACGCAAGATCGGCTACATCGACCTGCTGAACATCGCCGACCCGGCCGGGCTCGCGCGCAAGCCGCTCAACGACGGCGTGCTCAAGTTCCCGTTCTTCACGATCGAGAACGTGGACGTGGTCGATGCCACGCACATCGTGGTCGGCAACGACAACAACCTGCCGTTCTCCAGCAGCCGCGAGCCGAACCAGGCGGACGACAACGAGCTGGTGCTGCTGGAAGCGGGCGCGCTGCTGCAGGCCAGGTAG
- the speD gene encoding adenosylmethionine decarboxylase, which produces MHGLHLTADLHDCQCAMQWLTDKEALGAVCIKAATAAGLQPVGKLVHGFPATPQGPGGVTATVLLAESHLCIHTWPEQRGATLDVYVCNFGGDHSAKAHALMECLVALFQPRHSERNELLRGSVAA; this is translated from the coding sequence ATGCACGGGCTGCACCTCACCGCCGATCTCCACGACTGCCAATGCGCCATGCAATGGCTCACCGACAAGGAGGCGCTCGGCGCCGTCTGCATCAAGGCGGCAACGGCCGCCGGGCTGCAGCCGGTGGGCAAGCTGGTCCATGGTTTTCCGGCCACGCCGCAAGGGCCGGGCGGCGTCACGGCCACCGTGCTGCTGGCCGAATCGCACCTGTGCATCCACACCTGGCCCGAACAGCGCGGCGCCACGCTCGACGTGTATGTGTGCAACTTCGGCGGCGACCATTCGGCCAAGGCGCATGCGCTGATGGAATGCCTGGTCGCGCTGTTCCAGCCGCGCCACAGCGAGCGCAACGAACTGCTGCGCGGCAGCGTCGCCGCGTGA
- a CDS encoding NDP-sugar synthase encodes MILAAGRGERMRPLTDTTPKPLLEVRGKPLMQWPMEALAAGGFTDLVVNTAWLGEKISSRFGLNPLLNGHPALSISYSDEGRDFGEALETAGGIVRALPRLGEIFWVAAGDVFAPDFAFAQAAVDRFAASGKLAHLWLVPNPAHNPKGDFGLSAEGLALNSAAEKYTFSTIGLYRAALFAPPYCGIPAGNPAGAKAPLAPILRAAMDNERVSAELYAGPWTDVGTPERLLQLNTPR; translated from the coding sequence ATGATCCTCGCGGCCGGCCGCGGCGAGCGCATGCGGCCGCTGACGGACACCACGCCCAAGCCGCTGCTCGAAGTGCGCGGCAAGCCGCTGATGCAATGGCCGATGGAGGCGCTGGCCGCCGGCGGCTTCACCGACCTGGTGGTCAACACCGCCTGGCTCGGCGAGAAGATCTCCAGCCGCTTCGGTCTCAATCCCTTGCTGAATGGGCATCCTGCGCTATCGATTTCCTACTCCGACGAAGGCCGCGATTTCGGCGAAGCGCTGGAAACGGCCGGCGGCATCGTGCGCGCGCTGCCCCGCCTGGGCGAGATTTTCTGGGTGGCGGCCGGCGACGTGTTCGCGCCGGATTTCGCCTTCGCGCAGGCCGCGGTGGACCGCTTCGCGGCCAGCGGCAAGCTGGCGCACCTGTGGCTGGTGCCGAACCCCGCGCACAACCCCAAGGGGGACTTCGGACTCTCCGCAGAAGGCCTGGCGCTCAACTCGGCGGCCGAGAAATACACTTTCTCGACCATTGGCCTCTACCGGGCCGCGCTCTTCGCGCCGCCTTACTGCGGCATCCCGGCCGGCAACCCGGCGGGCGCCAAAGCCCCGCTGGCCCCGATCCTGCGCGCCGCGATGGACAATGAACGCGTGAGCGCCGAGCTCTACGCCGGTCCCTGGACCGACGTGGGAACGCCCGAACGGCTTCTTCAACTGAACACGCCAAGATGA